The Niallia alba genome includes a window with the following:
- a CDS encoding PstS family phosphate ABC transporter substrate-binding protein, with amino-acid sequence MKSFKTVGLTATIGTMLALAACGGNNDASPSNSSDSSKDNGTEQLSGQIKLDGSSTVYPIMEAIVEEYQAEQPNVKVSVASSGTGGGFKAFIAGETDFSNASRPIKDEEKTELESKGIDFTELRLAYDGLSVVVNKDNTWVDHLTIDELKKIWLEDGTAKKWSDIREGWPEEEIKYYSPGTDSGTFDYFDEVILEDQPIAKAATLSEDDNILVQGVTGDKNAIGYFGYAYYAENKDKLKVVPIDGGNGPVEPTNETVESGEYAPLSRPLFTYVKNESMKKAEVADFAEFMIENAADLSEEVGYVKLPEEEYEKDLELIKGLK; translated from the coding sequence ATGAAGAGCTTTAAAACAGTAGGATTGACAGCAACGATTGGAACAATGTTAGCATTAGCAGCGTGTGGTGGAAATAACGATGCTAGTCCGTCAAATTCATCCGATTCATCAAAGGATAATGGAACTGAACAATTATCGGGCCAAATCAAATTAGACGGATCATCAACTGTATATCCAATTATGGAAGCAATCGTTGAAGAGTATCAAGCAGAGCAACCAAATGTAAAAGTTTCTGTTGCATCATCTGGTACAGGTGGAGGATTTAAAGCATTTATCGCAGGTGAAACAGATTTCAGTAATGCATCCCGTCCAATTAAGGATGAAGAAAAAACAGAGCTAGAGTCAAAAGGAATTGACTTTACTGAATTAAGATTAGCATATGACGGACTTTCCGTTGTTGTGAATAAAGATAATACTTGGGTTGACCATTTAACAATAGACGAGTTAAAGAAAATTTGGCTTGAAGATGGTACAGCAAAAAAATGGTCTGACATTCGTGAAGGATGGCCAGAAGAAGAAATTAAATACTATTCTCCAGGAACTGATTCTGGAACATTCGATTATTTCGATGAAGTGATTTTAGAAGATCAACCAATTGCAAAAGCGGCGACTTTATCAGAAGACGATAATATTTTAGTACAAGGTGTAACAGGTGATAAAAACGCTATTGGATACTTTGGATATGCTTATTATGCAGAAAATAAAGATAAGTTAAAAGTCGTGCCAATTGATGGTGGTAACGGCCCAGTTGAACCAACAAATGAAACAGTTGAAAGCGGAGAATATGCTCCATTATCAAGACCATTGTTCACATATGTAAAAAATGAATCGATGAAAAAAGCAGAAGTAGCTGATTTCGCTGAATTTATGATTGAAAATGCTGCAGATCTATCAGAAGAAGTAGGCTATGTAAAATTGCCAGAAGAAGAATATGAAAAAGATTTAGAATTAATTAAAGGACTTAAGTAA